In the Paralichthys olivaceus isolate ysfri-2021 chromosome 17, ASM2471397v2, whole genome shotgun sequence genome, one interval contains:
- the LOC109629826 gene encoding retinal-specific phospholipid-transporting ATPase ABCA4-like isoform X1 produces the protein MGAGAQVRLLLWKNWTIRRRQRVRFFMEIMWPVMLFMGLVWLRRVNPLYRQHECHFPNKAMPSTGVLPWIQGIFCNANNPCFQYPTRGESPGLVSNYNNSILARFYSDAQELLVSDPQFLELGRLWRELNTMSNFMDTLRSHPEQISGRGVKVEMILKDDETLTAFLLRDIPLTESVVYQLVNAQIRPEQFASGVPDLHLKDIACSMNLLERFLIFPSSRGLNAVRNAMCILTPQRLQIIEDKFYANVDFFKLFRLLPLVLDNHSEGIDIHFWVRVISAVSDKLHELFQRSSTRELFQVMTPLFQNNLSFREVMAAASRLVCGYTEGAFSRVTSFNWYEDNNYKAFLGISSSRAQGHYTYDNSTTPFCNDLMRELESNPTTRIVWNSVKPMLMGQILYAPDSPAVRQIIRNANTTFEELERLRTMGKAWEEVAPQIWAFFQDGVQVKMIRDSICNPSVMDFIDRSLEETPFSSKHILNFLYNGSPEERPEDMPNFDWRHIFNLTDRVIRMLNQYGDCVILDKFVALRDEDGVTHQALDLLEDRKFWAGLIFVDMYPWTTSVPPHVKFKIRMDIDAVERTNKVKDRYWDPGPRADPMEDLRYVWGGFAYLQDIIEHGIIKTHTGKEWPLGVYLQQMPYPCYVDDLFMLTLNRCFPIFMVLAWVYSVSMIVKSIVLEKELRLKETLKATGVTNGVIWSTWFIDSFIMMSTSTALLTAIIMGGRVLNYSNPIILFLFLLTFTMATIMQCFLLSVFFNHANLAAACCGIVYFALYLPHIFFFAWQDRITKDMKILVSLLSQVAFGFGTEYLSRYEEQGLGLQWDNIQTSPLEGDEFSFLTSICMMGLDTVLYAVLAWYLDNVFPGQYGIGRPFYFPFLPCYWLNTVAPASSNELDLDKKGFDNLVSKKQEEQQKKEKENQEQEKPKEEANSCEHQNQRERLGKETQSEGEEDQEKDGQQFFEAEPADLVKGVCIENMVKVFGSSSRPAVDGLNISFYESQITAFLGHNGAGKTTTMSILTGMFPPTSGTATIYGKDICTDMDTIRLSLGMCPQHNILFQHMTVAEHILFYSLLKGRPIAEAEEEVENMLQDLGLPHKRNELTQNLSGGMQRKLSVALAFVGGAKVVILDEPTSGVDPYSRRSIWDLLLKYRAGRTVIMSTHHMDEADLLSDRVAIISQGRLFCCGSPIFLKNCFGAGFYLTLVRRIKHDALKVSCDCTEDCSCKCSKCSEFKMNTEETQAADRQMDGNMESITALIHHHVPQARLIEAIGQELTYLLPNRNFQPRAYASLFRELEETLVDIGLSSFGVSDTSLEEIFLKVTADGNATNRKCLQDKKTLQQICRTSLCGLNRVTVDMEPRKEADGASYTNGQGPCDVSDGGAGRGSDQVRGLCLTIKQFFALLIKRLHHTTRSFKDFFAQIVLPASFVFLALTFTLIVPPFGEYPSLTLSPWMYGRQYTFFSNERPMDAQMRYFGEVLLDKPGFGTRCMVDEPLEDFPCNNITTEWEMTLVNPALIEMLAGPEWDSLTPSPDCQCSTPRKLTMLPVCPEGAGGLPPPQRIQSTGDVLMDLTGRNISDYLVKTYPSLIRTSLKSKYWVNEQRYGGISVGGQLPVLELRPKTLQDVAAQLGQLLNVTGGKHSKQTLKDIGTFLRYMETPNNVKVWYSNKGWHAMVSFMNVANNAILRANLAKGATLDEYGITAINHPLNLTKEHLSEITVLTTSVDAVVAICVIFAMSFVPASFVLYLIQERVTQAKHLQFVSGVSPLVYWMANFLWDMVNYSISAAMVVEVFLFFDKKCFTSPTNLKPLVALLLLYGWSVTPMMYPMSYMFNIPSTAYVSLSCINLFIGINSSAITFILDLFEGTTALYKFNQLLKAVLLIFPHYCLGRGLIDMAMNQAITDIYTRFGEDYSPDPYQWNFIGKNLFCMAVEGFVYFLLNILFQYRFFLDHWISDCPKPKIFDEDVDVAEERERVCQNRNTNDILRTRDLSKTYTGTIIPAVDRICVGVSPGECFGLLGVNGAGKTTMFKMLTGDIDVTSGEASIAGHSILTNILDVHQNMGYCPQFDAIDELLTGREHLHLYARLRGVPESEISRVAEWAIHKLGLTECAGRSAGTYSGGNRRKLSTAIAMIGCPALVLLDEPTTGMDPLSRRFLWNSILSVIQDRRAVVLTSHSMEECEALCTRLAIMVNGSFKCLGTIQHLKYKFGDGYVVTMKIRAAEPGLAPDLNPAEAFMESTFPGCIQREKHYNTLQYKISSSSLARIFQMVLANKDKLNIEDYTVSQTTLDQVFVNFAKQQSGEDDTIVLHPKAAGAQRYIDATPIKSLGK, from the exons GCAGCCGAGGACTCAACGCAGTTCGCAATGCCATGTGCATCCTGACCCCGCAGCGGCTACAGATAATAGAGGACAAGTTCTACGCCAATGTGGACTTTTTCAAGCTCTTCCGGCTG CTTCCTCTTGTTCTGGACAACCATTCTGAAGGCATTGACATTCACTTCTGGGTGCGGGTCATCTCTGCTGTCTCAGACAAACTACACGAG ttgtTCCAGAGGAGCAGCACCAGGGAGCTTTTCCAGGTCATGACTCCTCTCTTCCAGAACAATCTGTCCTTCAGGGAGGTGATGGCCGCTGCCTCCCGCCTGGTATGTGGCTACACCGAGGGGGCTTTCTCCAGAGTCACCTCCTTTAACTGGTATGAAGACAATAACTACAAGGCCTTCCTGggtatcagcagcagcagggcacAGGGCCACTACACATATGACAACAGCACCA ctcctttCTGCAATGATCTGATGAGAGAACTGGAGTCCAACCCTACCACCAGGATTGTGTGGAACTCTGTAAAGCCCATGCTGATGGGACAGATACTGTACGCTCCTGACTCGCCCGCTGTCAGACAGATCATACGAAAT GCTAACACTACATTTGAGGAGCTGGAAAGGCTCAGGACAATGGGGAAGGCCTGGGAGGAAGTCGCTCCTCAGATTTGGGCTTTTTTCCAAGATGGAGTCCAAGTCAAGATGATTCGG GACTCCATTTGTAATCCATCAGTAATGGATTTCATTGATAGAAGTCTTGAGGAGACACCCTTCTCCTCCAAGCACATACTCAACTTCCTGTACAATGGCTCACCAGAGGAACGTCCAGAGGACATGCCGAATTTTGACTGGAGACACATCTTCAACCTCACTGACCGTGTCATTCGGATGCTCAATCAATATGGGGAT TGTGTAATCCTGGATAAGTTTGTGGCTCTGCGTGATGAGGACGGTGTCACCCATCAGGCCTTGGACCTGTTAGAGGACAGAAAGTTCTGGGCAGGCCTCATCTTTGTAGATATGTACCCCTGGACCACCAGTGTCCCGCCCCATGTCAAGTTCAAGATCCGTATGGATATTGATGCAGTGGAGCGCACCAACAAGGTCAAAGACAG ATATTGGGACCCTGGTCCCAGAGCTGATCCTATGGAGGATCTCCGCTATGTGTGGGGCGGCTTTGCTTACCTCCAAGACATAATAGAGCATGGAATCATCAAGACTCACACAGGGAAGGAGTGGCCGCTGGGTGTTTACCTTCAACAGATGCCATACCCATGTTATGTGGATGATCT CTTCATGCTGACTCTGAACCGCTGCTTCCCCATCTTCATGGTACTGGCCTGGGTCTACTCGGTGTCCATGATAGTCAAGAGTATCGTCCTCGAGAAGGAACTCCGCCTGAAGGAGACCCTAAAGGCCACAGGGGTCACCAACGGCGTCATCTGGTCCACCTGGTTTATTGACAGCTTCATCATGATGAGCACTAGCACTGCTCTCCTTACTGCCATCATCATG GGAGGGAGGGTGCTGAACTACAGCAatcccatcatcctcttcctctttctgctcACCTTCACTATGGCAACCATCATGCAGTGCTTCCTCCTCAGTGTATTCTTTAACCACGCCAACCTGGCAGCGGCCTGCTGCGGCATCGTTTACTTCGCCCTTTACCTCCCACACATCTTCTTCTTTGCCTGGCAAGACCGCATCACCAAAGACATGAAGATCCTGGTG AGTCTGCTGTCACAAGTGGCGTTTGGCTTTGGGACAGAGTACCTGTCACGGTACGAAGAACAGGGTTTGGGTTTGCAGTGGGACAACATCCAGACAAGTCCTCTGGAAGGGGATGAGTTCTCCTTCCTCACTTCCATCTGCATGATGGGCCTGGACACTGTACTGTACGCTGTGCTGGCTTGGTACCTGGACAATGTCTTCCCTG GACAGTATGGAATTGGCCGTCCATTTTACTTTCCCTTCCTGCCCTGTTACTGGCTCAATACTGTGGCTCCAGCTTCAA GCAACGAGCTTGATTTGGATAAAAAGGGCTTTGATAACCTTGTGAGCAAGAAGCAagaagagcagcagaaaaaagagaaggaaaaccAGGAACAGGAGAAACCAAAGGAGGAGGCCAACTCATGTGAACACCAGAATCAGCGGGAGAGGCTGGGGAAGGAAACTCAgtctgagggagaggaggaccAGGAAAAAGATG GCCAGCAGTTCTTTGAGGCAGAGCCAGCCGACCTGGTGAAGGGGGTTTGCATCGAGAACATGGTCAAGGTGTTTGGCAGTAGCTCCAGACCGGCAGTGGATGGCCTCAACATCAGTTTTTATGAGAGCCAGATTACTGCCTTTCTGGGCCACAATGGGGCTGGGAAGACCACCACCAT gTCTATTTTGACTGGCATGTTCCCTCCCACCTCTGGGACGGCCACCATCTATGGCAAGGATATCTGCACAGACATGGATACCATTCGCCTGTCTCTGGGAATGTGTCCCCAACACAACATCCTTTTTCAACA TATGACAGTAGCAGAGCACATCCTGTTCTACTCCCTGTTGAAAGGCCGTCCAATAgcggaggcagaggaggaggtggagaacatGCTGCAGGATCTGGGTCTCCCCCACAAGAGAAATGAACTGACTCAGAACCTCTCAG GAGGCATGCAGAGGAAGCTGTCAGTCGCCTTGGCATTTGTTGGTGGGGCTAAAGTGGTGATCCTGGATGAGCCCACATCAGGGGTGGACCCCTACTCCAGGCGCTCCATTTGGGATTTGCTGCTGAAATACCGTGCAG GACGCACAGTGATAATGTCCACCCACCACATGGACGAGGCCGACCTGCTGAGTGACCGGGTGGCCATTATCTCACAGGGTCGCCTCTTCTGTTGTGGTTCCCCAATCTTCCTCAAGAATTGCTTTGGCGCCGGTTTCTACCTCACTCTTGTACGGCGAATTAAACATGATGCTCTAAAG GTTAGCTGCGACTGTACAGAGGACTGCTCCTGTAAATGCTCTAAATGCTCTGAGTTTAAAATGAACACTGAGGAGACgcaggctgcagacagacagatggacg GTAACATGGAAAGCATCACAGCCCTGATCCACCATCACGTGCCACAGGCTCGACTGATCGAGGCCATCGGACAGGAGCTGACCTACCTGCTCCCAAACCGTAACTTCCAGCCCAGGGCCTACGCCAGCCTCTTCAGGGAGCTGGAGGAAACCCTGGTGGACATCGGCCTCAGCAGCTTTGGCGTGTCGGACACATCGTTGGAGGAG atctTCCTAAAGGTCACTGCTGATGGGAATGCAACCAACAGGAAATGTTTAcaag ACAAGAAAACATTGCAGCAGATTTGTCGAACTAGTCTTTGTGGATTGAACAGAGTGACTGTTGATATGGAGCCACGGAAAG AGGCGGATGGAGCTTCGTACACCAATGGCCAGGGCCCGTGTGATGTCTCAGACGGTGGCGCAGGCAGGGGGTCGGACCAGGTTAGAGGCCTGTGTCTGACCATCAAACAGTTCTTCGCTCTGCTGATAAAGAGGCTGCATCACACCACACGCTCCTTCAAAGACTTCTTTGCCCAG ATTGTGCTGCCAGCCAGTTTTGTTTTCCTGGCACTGACATTCACTCTGATCGTTCCACCTTTTGGAGAATATCCAAGTCTGACGCTCAGTCCCTGGATGTATGGACGGCAGTACACCTTCTTCAG TAATGAGCGACCTATGGATGCTCAGATGAGATACTTTGGTGAGGTGTTGCTGGACAAGCCTGGCTTTGGGACTCGCTGCATGGTGGATGAACCACTGGA AGATTTCCCATGTAACAACATCACCACAGAGTGGGAGATGACCCTGGTGAACCCTGCCCTGATAGAAATGCTGGCTGGTCCAGAGTGGGACTCCCTCACACCATCACCAGACTGTCAGTGCAGCACACCCAGAAAACTTACCATGCTGCCTGTGTGCCCAGAGGGAGCTGGAGGCCTGCCACCTCCACAG AGGATCCAGTCAACAGGAGACGTTCTCATGGACCTTACAGGCAGGAACATCTCTGACTACCTGGTGAAGACCTACCCCAGCCTCATCAGAACCAG CTTGAAGAGCAAATATTGGGTGAATGAACAAAG GTATGGAGGTATATCAGTCGGAGGGCAGCTTCCTGTTTTAGAGTTGCGGCCAAAGACCCTGCAAGATGTGGCCGCACAACTGGGACAATTGCTCAATGTTACTGGG GGCAAACACTCTAAGCAAACACTGAAGGACATAGGGACGTTCCTCAGGTACATGGAGACTCCTAACAATGTCAAG GTGTGGTATAGCAATAAGGGCTGGCACGCCATGGTATCTTTCATGAACGTAGCCAACAATGCCATCCTCCGTGCAAACCTGGCCAAAGGAGCGACCCTGGACGAATATGGAATCACGGCTATCAACCACCCCCTGAACCTCACCAAAGAGCATCTCTCTGAGATCACTGT CCTGACCACCTCAGTGGATGCAGTGGTGGCAATCTGTGTCATCTTCGCCATGTCCTTTGTCCCGGCCAGCTTCGTCCTTTATCTCATCCAGGAAAGGGTCACCCAGGCCAAACACCTGCAGTTTGTCAGTGGTGTCAGTCCACTGGTTTACTGGATGGCCAACTTCCTCTGGGACATG GTGAATTACTCCATCAGTGCAGCAATGGTGGTGgaagttttccttttttttgatAAGAAGTGCTTCACCTCACCAACCAACCTCAAGCCGCTTGTTGCCCTGCTTTTGCTTTATGG ctgGTCTGTGACACCTATGATGTACCCCATGTCCTACATGTTTAACATACCCAGCACAGCctatgtctctctgtcatgtATCAACCTCTTTATTGGCATTAACAGCAGCGCCATCACCTTCATTCTGGACCTTTTTGAGGGAACCACT GCTCTGTACAAGTTCAATCAGCTGTTAAAGGCCGTGCTACTCATCTTCCCCCATTACTGCCTGGGACGAGGTCTCATAGACATGGCTATGAACCAGGCCATTACTGATATCTACACTCGCTTTG GTGAGGACTACAGTCCAGATCCATATCAATGGAACTTTATCGGGAAGAACCTGTTCTGCATGGCTGTAGAAGGATTTGTCTATTTCCTCCTTAACATTCTCTTCCAGTATCGCTTCTTCCTGGATCACTG GATATCAGATTGCCCAAAGCCTAAAATTTTCGACGAAGATGTAGATGTGGCTGAGGAAAGAGAGCGAGTTTGCCAGAACAGAAATACAAATGATATTTTACGAACAAGAGACCTGTCGAAG ACGTACACAGGAACCATCATCCCTGCAGTGGACCGAATCTGTGTTGGAGTATCCCCTGGAGAG TGCTTTGGTCTCCTCGGAGTAAACGGTGCAGGCAAGACCACCATGTTTAAGATGCTGACAGGAGACATTGACGTTACCTCAGGAGAAGCCTCCATTGCTGGTCATAG CATTTTAACCAACATCCTGGACGTTCACCAGAACATGGGATACTGCCCACAGTTTGACGCCATAGATGAGTTGCTGACAGGCCGAGAACATCTGCACCTTTATGCCCGCCTCCGTGGAGTCCCAGAGTCTGAGATCAGCAGG GTTGCAGAGTGGGCCATCCACAAGCTGGGTCTCACAGAGTGTGCAGGTCGAAGTGCTGGGACTTACAGCGGAGGTAACAGGAGGAAACTCTCAACAGCCATTGCCATGATTGGTTGCCCTGCTCTGGTGCTGCTG GATGAGCCGACCACAGGTATGGACCCTCTTTCCAGACGCTTCCTCTGGAATTCCATTTTGAGCGTTATTCAGGACAGACGAGCTGTGGTTCTCACCTCACACAg CATGGAGGAATGTGAGGCACTCTGTACCCGTTTGGCCATTATGGTCAATGGATCTTTCAAATGCTTGGGAACCATTCAGCATCTTAAATACAA ATTTGGCGATGGCTACGTTGTGACCATGAAGATCAGGGCAGCGGAACCCGGTCTCGCCCCAGACCTAAATCCTGCTGAAGCTTTCATGGAGAGCACGTTCCCTGGCTGCatccagagagagaaacactacAACACGCTGCAGTACaagatctcctcctcctctctggctcGCATCTTTCAGATGGTCCTGGCCAACAAAGACAAGCTAAACATAGAGGACTACACAGTATCACAGACAACTCTCGATCAG GTCTTTGTAAATTTTGCCAAGCAACAGTCAGGAGAGGATGACACCATAGTGTTACACCCAAAGGCTGCTGGTGCACAGCGATACATCGACGCCACACCCATCAAGTCTTTGGGGAAGTGA